The proteins below come from a single Haliaeetus albicilla chromosome 22, bHalAlb1.1, whole genome shotgun sequence genomic window:
- the ITPRIPL2 gene encoding inositol 1,4,5-trisphosphate receptor-interacting protein-like 2: MDPRFVHVVHAEDDAVGRSVVTVTVTNSGPDIILAVLQQMRPKVPVQQMKEASQRSGGGGGGGRQGGRAAGAVPAAAAGRGAAARPALGAAGAEEAAAAGGGGGGGGGGRSPPAGPVGVRPRGPSPRRAVPVYALNLRVLWPLATAVCTALLCLYQALRAGAAGEGAAEAGSVPLLKGSALLLLGCLLARCCGAAGGGGPRPGGVRPAAGAAAAAAGSRRGALESFYARQLRLSPHVLGHSKAHVGRVVAELVRAAKAQGLQPGPLALSLRGDFVRVGSAYEQHKVRSPDCFDILVPLRLPAHLEPRPRSADGLGPRGAFLCGLRARAGRPRRCRPFAEGFCVELRGRSHLSSGLVLRWFQGHLQRCLGAVRYRLQERCRVSLSACPGRPPTLHIVPCSDYVCCHISMAVRLIPAIPLGDALYLTALPPEGPQGPPAPEALWGLNASRQEQRLLSWLKEQAPASSCHLKCLQILKGLRDLRGQGLEEPFCSQWGRVLSSYVLKTALFSLLLRGPLEAWDERFLVERLEDLVLYLRDCLRKQVLMHFFLGNASLPEAVALPRFLKEAAPVNLLAAFDGPTLDLAAFQLINTWIQAPHLIRMYSSPRYLRPVPAPCRHIAEARQEPPGE; this comes from the exons ATGGACCCTCGATTCGTCCACGTGGTTCATGCTGAGGATGATGCTGTGGGCAGAAGTGTCGTGACAGTCACAGTTACCAACAGTGGGCCCGATATCATCCTGGCTGTCCTACAACAGATGAGGCCAAAAGTCCCTGTGCAACAAATGA AGGAAGCCTCGcagcggagcggcggcggcggcggcggcggcaggcaGGGGGGACGCGCGGCGGGCGCCgtgccggcggcggcggcggggcggggggcagcggcgCGGCCCGCGCtgggggcggccggggcggaggaggcggcggcggcgggggggggcggcggcggcggcggcggcgggcgctccCCGCCCGCGGGGCCGGTCGGCGTCCGCCCCCGCGGCCCGAGCCCCCGCCGCGCCGTGCCCGTCTACGCCCTCAACTTGCGGGTCTTGTGGCCGCTGGCCACCGCCGTCTGCACCGCGCTCCTCTGCCTCTACCAGGCCCTGCGGGCCGGCGCGGCCGGCGAGGGCGCGGCGGAGGCGGGCTCCGTCCCGCTCCTCAAGGGCTcggcgctgctgctgctgggctgcctgcTGGCCCGCTGctgcggcgcggcgggcggcggcggccccaGGCCCGGCGGGGtccggccggcggcgggggcggcggcggcggcggcggggtcgCGGCGCGGAGCCCTGGAGAGCTTCTACGCGCGGCAGCTGCGGCTCTCGCCCCACGTGCTGGGCCACAGCAAGGCGCACGTCGGGCGCGTCGTGGCCGAGCTGGTGCGCGCCGCCAAGGCGCAGGGGCTGCAGCCCGGCCCGCTGGCCCTCAGCCTGCGCGGGGACTTCGTGCGCGTCGGCAGCGCCTACGAGCAGCACAAGGTGCGCAGCCCCGACTGCTTCGACATCCTGGTGCCCCTGCGGCTGCCGGCCCACCTGGAGCCCCGGCCGCGCTCCGCCGACGGGCTGGGGCCGCGCGGCGCCTTCCTCTGCGGCCTGCGGGCGAGGGCCGGCCGGCCGCGCCGCTGCCGGCCCTTCGCCGAGGGCTTCTGCGTGGAGCTGCGGGGCCGCAGCCACCTCTCCTCGGGGCTGGTGCTGCGCTGGTTCCAGGGCCACCTGCAGCGCTGCCTGGGCGCCGTGCGGTACCGGCTGCAGGAGcgctgccgcgtcagcctctcgGCCTGCCCCGGGCGCCCGCCCACGCTGCACATCGTGCCCTGCTCCGACTACGTCTGCTGCCACATCTCCATGGCCGTGCGCCTCATCCCTGCCATCCCCCTCGGCGACGCGCTCTACCTCACGGCCCTGCCGCCCGAGGGCCCGCagggccccccggcccccgaggcCCTCTGGGGCCTCAACGCCTCGCGGCAGGAGCAGCGGCTGCTGAGCTGGCTGAAGGAGCAGGCCCCGGCCTCCTCCTGCCACCTCAAGTGCCTGCAGATCCTCAAGGGCCTGCGGGACCTCCGCGGGCAGGGCCTGGAGGAGCCCTTCTGCTCCCAGTGGGGCCGGGTGCTCTCCTCCTACGTGCTCAAGACGGccctcttctctctgctgctgcggGGGCCCTTGGAGGCCTGGGACGAGCGGTTCCTGGTGGAGCGGCTGGAGGACCTGGTGCTGTACCTCAGGGACTGCCTGCGCAAGCAGGTGCTGATGCATTTCTTCCTGGGCAACGCCAGCCTGCCGGAGGCCGTGGCGCTGCCCCGCTTCCTCAAGGAAGCCGCCCCCGTGAACTTGCTGGCCGCCTTTGACGGGCCCACGCTGGACCTGGCCGCCTTCCAGCTGATCAACACCTGGATCCAGGCCCCACACCTCATCAGGATGTACAGCAGCCCCCGGTACTTGCGACCGGTGCCCGCCCCGTGCCGGCACATCGCCGAGGCCAGGCAGGAGCCGCCGGGAGAGTGA